A single region of the Changchengzhania lutea genome encodes:
- a CDS encoding alpha-1,4-glucan--maltose-1-phosphate maltosyltransferase, which produces MQNQKRIVIDYVSPSINCGDFYIKRVVNEIVNVQVHILADGHDVLAANVLFKHEKAKKWRESRMHLVINNEWQSSFQVEKQGFYTYKVEAWVDYALNWQDGLNRKIDDNQHVNSELLEGIDHLKAILNNLNEDDKRYLDHLTTIFADANQYQEAIKEATSKRLHSIFTNNPQKILANSSKEYQVYVDRKKARFSTWYEFFPRSASEQEGIHGTFKDCERLLPRVAKMGFDTLYLPPIHPIGEVNRKGKNNTTTTVEGDVGSTWGIGSQHGGHKAIHPQLGTLDDFKALILKAKAQNIEIAMDYALQAAPDHPWVKMHPEWFKWRPDGTVQYAENPPKKYQDILPIYWESDDYKNLWKACLDILLYWIDCGIYVFRVDNPHTKPFYFWNWIITQVKLKHPDVIFLAEAFTAPKVMQQLAKQGYTQSYTYFTWRNTKHELIEYVEELTKSELREYMQPNFWPNTPDINPFHLQGANESRHIQRYVLAATLSSSIGIYGPVYEYMLSDALLGREEYLNSEKFQYTHYDWTIENKLIAVISKINHIRHENEALQQTNNIKFCHIENENLMAFYKWNNSKTNEILIIISLDAYNAQQGTVQLPLHDLNLQNGAHLEVHDLVTNSRYNWNGEWNFVELHPTLPFHIFKINK; this is translated from the coding sequence ATGCAAAACCAAAAAAGAATTGTTATAGATTATGTGTCGCCTAGTATCAATTGTGGTGATTTTTATATCAAGCGTGTAGTTAATGAAATCGTGAATGTGCAAGTACATATTCTTGCAGATGGGCACGATGTACTCGCTGCAAATGTGCTTTTTAAACACGAAAAGGCTAAGAAGTGGCGAGAATCTCGCATGCATTTGGTTATTAACAATGAGTGGCAATCCTCATTTCAAGTAGAAAAACAAGGTTTCTATACCTATAAAGTGGAGGCTTGGGTAGACTACGCTTTAAACTGGCAAGATGGTTTAAACCGAAAAATTGATGATAACCAACATGTAAATTCTGAGCTTCTAGAAGGCATAGATCATTTAAAGGCCATTTTAAATAATTTGAATGAGGATGATAAACGTTACCTCGATCATCTCACAACTATTTTTGCGGATGCCAATCAGTATCAAGAAGCTATTAAAGAAGCGACAAGCAAAAGGTTACACAGCATTTTTACTAATAACCCACAAAAAATACTTGCCAATTCCTCTAAAGAATATCAGGTATATGTAGATAGAAAAAAAGCCCGATTTAGTACGTGGTATGAGTTCTTTCCGCGCTCTGCATCAGAACAGGAGGGTATTCACGGTACATTTAAAGACTGCGAAAGGCTGTTGCCCCGTGTTGCAAAGATGGGGTTCGATACCTTGTATTTACCACCCATTCACCCTATTGGGGAAGTCAACCGAAAAGGCAAAAATAATACGACTACAACTGTTGAAGGTGATGTAGGCTCCACATGGGGCATTGGCTCACAACATGGTGGGCACAAAGCTATTCATCCGCAGTTAGGAACACTTGACGATTTTAAAGCATTGATTCTAAAAGCCAAAGCGCAAAACATAGAAATTGCTATGGACTATGCGCTTCAAGCTGCTCCAGACCACCCTTGGGTAAAAATGCATCCGGAGTGGTTTAAATGGCGTCCAGACGGTACCGTGCAATACGCTGAAAATCCACCAAAAAAATATCAGGATATTTTGCCTATTTATTGGGAAAGTGACGATTATAAAAACCTTTGGAAAGCATGTCTAGACATTTTATTATACTGGATAGATTGTGGAATTTATGTATTTCGGGTAGATAATCCCCATACCAAACCGTTTTATTTTTGGAACTGGATAATCACTCAAGTTAAATTGAAGCATCCAGATGTTATCTTTTTAGCTGAAGCCTTTACGGCACCAAAAGTGATGCAACAATTAGCGAAACAAGGTTACACCCAATCGTATACCTATTTCACATGGCGAAATACTAAACATGAACTTATTGAGTATGTCGAAGAATTAACCAAGTCTGAGTTGCGTGAATATATGCAGCCCAATTTTTGGCCGAATACACCAGACATTAACCCGTTTCATTTACAAGGCGCCAATGAATCGAGGCATATACAACGGTATGTACTTGCCGCAACATTGAGTTCCAGTATCGGTATATATGGCCCTGTTTACGAATATATGCTGAGTGATGCCCTCTTGGGACGTGAAGAGTATTTAAACTCTGAAAAGTTCCAGTACACCCATTATGATTGGACTATCGAAAACAAACTCATCGCCGTTATTTCAAAAATCAATCATATCAGGCATGAAAATGAAGCCCTTCAACAAACCAATAATATAAAGTTCTGCCATATTGAAAATGAAAACCTCATGGCATTTTATAAATGGAACAATTCTAAAACCAACGAAATTTTAATTATTATCAGTTTAGACGCTTACAATGCCCAACAAGGTACGGTACAACTACCATTACATGATTTAAACCTTCAAAATGGAGCTCATTTAGAGGTACATGATTTAGTTACGAACAGTCGTTACAATTGGAATGGTGAATGGAATTTTGTAGAACTTCATCCTACATTACCATTCCACATCTTTAAGATAAATAAATAG
- a CDS encoding glucose-1-phosphate adenylyltransferase yields MINNKVLAIILGGGQGSRLYPLTEKRSKPAVPIAGKYRLVDIPISNCINSDIKRMFVLTQFNSASLNRHIKNTYHFSFFSSAFVDVLAAEQTPDNKTWFQGTADAVRQSMHHFLRHEFDFVLILSGDQLYQMDYELMIQAHIENEAKISIATIPVNAADATSFGILKSDDKNVITSFIEKPDTSLLPDWTSDVSDDMKQQNRHYLASMGIYIFNRDLLIELMKNPDTNDFGKEIIPQNINEHKTLSYQYEGYWTDIGNIDSFFEANIGLTKDIPQFDLYDKKKRIYTRARMLPTSKIAGTVLEKTVVAEGCIISAAKIEQSVIGIRSRIGNETTIINTYMMGCDFYETLAEIENNKIQILMGIGERCFIKNAIIDKNCRIGDDVRINGGKHLEDTETDTYIIKDGIVVIKKGSVIPAGSVI; encoded by the coding sequence ATGATAAACAATAAGGTTTTAGCCATTATACTAGGTGGCGGTCAAGGCTCAAGATTATACCCTCTAACAGAGAAACGATCAAAACCTGCCGTACCTATTGCTGGAAAATATCGCTTGGTCGATATTCCCATTTCTAACTGTATTAACTCCGACATCAAGCGCATGTTTGTATTAACTCAATTTAATTCGGCGTCGTTAAATAGGCATATAAAAAACACCTATCATTTTAGTTTCTTTAGTAGTGCTTTTGTTGATGTACTTGCTGCTGAACAGACTCCTGATAACAAAACGTGGTTTCAAGGAACAGCAGATGCAGTTCGCCAAAGTATGCATCATTTTCTAAGGCACGAATTCGATTTTGTTTTGATACTTTCTGGAGATCAATTATATCAAATGGATTATGAGCTCATGATTCAAGCGCATATTGAGAATGAAGCCAAAATATCGATTGCCACCATTCCTGTAAATGCTGCAGATGCGACCTCCTTTGGTATTCTAAAATCCGATGATAAAAACGTCATCACCTCTTTTATAGAAAAACCAGATACTAGCTTATTGCCCGACTGGACATCAGATGTAAGTGATGACATGAAACAGCAAAACCGCCATTATTTAGCGTCTATGGGAATTTATATTTTTAATAGAGATTTGCTCATTGAATTAATGAAAAACCCAGATACTAACGACTTTGGGAAAGAAATTATTCCTCAAAACATCAACGAGCATAAAACCTTAAGTTATCAGTATGAAGGCTACTGGACCGATATTGGAAATATTGATTCTTTTTTTGAAGCCAATATTGGGCTTACAAAAGATATCCCGCAGTTTGATTTATACGACAAGAAAAAACGTATCTACACGAGAGCCAGAATGCTCCCAACGTCAAAAATAGCTGGCACCGTTTTAGAAAAAACAGTAGTTGCCGAAGGCTGTATTATAAGCGCTGCTAAAATTGAACAATCCGTTATTGGTATTCGGTCAAGAATTGGAAATGAAACTACCATTATTAACACCTATATGATGGGCTGTGATTTTTATGAAACCTTGGCTGAAATAGAAAATAATAAAATTCAGATTTTAATGGGGATTGGCGAGCGTTGTTTTATTAAAAATGCCATAATTGATAAAAACTGTCGCATCGGTGACGATGTTAGAATTAATGGCGGAAAACACCTTGAAGATACCGAAACAGATACTTATATTATTAAAGATGGTATTGTGGTCATTAAAAAAGGCTCTGTAATTCCTGCCGGATCAGTCATTTAG
- the glgA gene encoding glycogen synthase has translation MKVLFYTREFPPYVYGGAGVHVEYLAAELAKLMNVDVRSFGDQDEQSGNLTVKGFPYENPVFDKSNTKLKAVLQTLSTCIQMNAEEIDADVVHCHTWYAQFAGIIAKLCYGVPLVITTHSLEPLRPWKREQLGRGYDASSWVEKTAIEMADAVIAVSKETKVDVLEHFDVDPDKVKVIYNGINLEQYIVTSDTSTLNEYGIDTNKPYVLFVGRITRQKGIIHLVNAIKYIDADTQIVLCAGAPDTPDIAKEMEDSVSEVKKTRDNVIWIDRMLEKEQVIQLYSHADVFCCPSIYEPFGIINIEAMACNTPVVASAVGGIKEVVLSGETGLLIPLKQQKEAPFEPVNPDKFSRDLADGINTLINDKDLRAKMAKNSRKRVEDYFDWVAIAKQVKTLYKSLL, from the coding sequence ATGAAAGTACTTTTTTATACCAGAGAATTTCCTCCTTATGTTTATGGCGGCGCTGGCGTACATGTAGAATATTTAGCTGCCGAATTGGCTAAATTAATGAATGTTGATGTTAGGAGTTTTGGGGATCAAGATGAACAGTCCGGTAATTTAACGGTTAAAGGATTTCCTTATGAAAATCCTGTATTTGATAAATCTAACACGAAGCTTAAAGCTGTTTTACAAACGCTCAGTACCTGTATCCAAATGAATGCGGAAGAGATTGATGCCGATGTGGTGCATTGCCATACGTGGTATGCGCAGTTTGCAGGCATTATTGCCAAGTTATGTTATGGTGTACCGCTAGTAATTACCACACATTCTTTAGAACCTTTAAGGCCTTGGAAAAGAGAACAGTTAGGAAGAGGTTATGACGCTTCTTCGTGGGTTGAAAAAACGGCTATAGAAATGGCAGATGCCGTTATTGCGGTTTCCAAAGAAACAAAAGTGGATGTTTTAGAGCATTTTGACGTTGATCCTGACAAGGTGAAAGTAATATACAATGGCATTAACCTTGAACAATATATAGTTACCTCAGATACCTCAACATTAAATGAATATGGCATTGACACTAATAAGCCCTATGTGCTTTTTGTTGGAAGAATTACTAGACAGAAAGGGATTATTCATTTGGTAAACGCCATCAAATATATAGATGCTGATACCCAAATAGTTCTATGTGCAGGAGCGCCGGATACACCAGATATTGCCAAAGAAATGGAAGACAGCGTTTCTGAAGTTAAAAAAACTAGGGATAATGTCATTTGGATAGATAGGATGCTTGAAAAGGAACAAGTTATCCAATTATATTCGCATGCAGATGTGTTTTGCTGTCCGTCAATTTACGAGCCTTTTGGAATTATTAATATTGAAGCCATGGCTTGTAATACACCTGTCGTGGCAAGCGCCGTTGGTGGTATAAAAGAAGTTGTCTTATCAGGGGAAACAGGACTTTTGATTCCTTTAAAACAACAAAAAGAAGCGCCTTTTGAACCTGTTAATCCTGATAAATTTTCTAGAGATCTGGCAGATGGCATTAATACATTAATTAATGATAAGGACTTAAGGGCGAAAATGGCAAAAAATAGCCGGAAGCGGGTTGAAGATTATTTTGACTGGGTGGCTATTGCCAAACAAGTTAAAACCCTTTATAAATCCTTACTCTAG
- the lepA gene encoding translation elongation factor 4 → MKNIRNFCIIAHIDHGKSTLADRLLDFTGSVTDREKQDQLLDSMDLERERGITIKSHAIQMDYTYKGEEYVLNLIDTPGHVDFSYEVSRSIAACEGALLIVDAAQSIQAQTISNLYLALENDLEIIPVLNKVDLPSANPEEVTDDIVDLLGCDPEEIIHASGKTGFGVENILTAIIERVPAPKGDPNAPLQALIFDSVYNTFRGIETYFRVFDGEIKKGQKIKFVATDKEYYADEVGTLKLTQVAKKSVKAGDVGYLITGIKTAKEVKVGDTITDFANPTTNIVEGFEDVKPMVFAGIYPVDTEDYEELRNSMEKLQLNDASLVFTPESSAALGFGFRCGFLGMLHMEIIQERLEREFDMTVITTVPNVSYHAYTNKNPNDAFIVNNPSDLPDPSTINRVEEPYIKATIITKADFVGNVMSLCIEKRGIITHQTYLTTERVELTFEMPLAEIVFDFYDRLKTVSKGYASFDYSPIGMKVSKLVRLDILLNALTVDALSALIHADNAQHIGKKMCEKLKELIPRQQFDIPIQAAIGAKIISRETIKALRKDVTAKCYGGDISRKRKLLEKQKKGKKRMRQVGNVEIPQQAFMAVLKLND, encoded by the coding sequence ATGAAAAACATTAGAAACTTTTGCATCATTGCACATATAGATCACGGCAAGAGCACCTTGGCAGATCGTTTGCTGGATTTTACGGGTTCGGTAACCGATAGAGAAAAACAAGATCAGCTCTTGGATAGTATGGATTTGGAGCGTGAACGTGGTATCACTATCAAGTCGCACGCCATCCAAATGGACTATACCTATAAAGGTGAAGAATACGTTTTAAACCTTATTGACACGCCTGGTCACGTAGATTTCTCATATGAAGTATCACGCTCAATTGCGGCCTGTGAAGGCGCATTATTGATTGTTGACGCAGCCCAAAGCATTCAAGCACAGACCATTTCTAATTTATATTTAGCCTTAGAGAACGATTTGGAAATTATTCCTGTGCTTAATAAAGTGGATTTACCAAGCGCAAACCCTGAAGAAGTTACCGACGATATCGTTGATTTATTGGGTTGTGATCCAGAAGAAATCATCCATGCCAGCGGAAAAACCGGGTTTGGTGTTGAAAATATATTAACCGCCATTATTGAACGTGTTCCGGCACCAAAAGGCGATCCAAACGCACCGTTGCAGGCCCTGATTTTTGATTCGGTCTATAATACATTTAGAGGCATTGAAACCTACTTTAGAGTATTTGATGGTGAAATTAAAAAAGGTCAAAAAATAAAATTTGTTGCAACCGATAAAGAATATTATGCAGATGAAGTAGGCACCTTGAAACTAACTCAGGTCGCTAAAAAAAGTGTGAAGGCTGGTGATGTTGGCTATTTAATAACGGGCATAAAAACGGCTAAAGAAGTTAAAGTGGGCGATACTATTACAGATTTTGCTAACCCAACAACCAATATTGTAGAAGGTTTTGAAGATGTAAAACCCATGGTTTTTGCGGGTATTTATCCTGTAGATACCGAAGATTACGAAGAACTTCGTAATTCTATGGAAAAACTTCAATTAAACGATGCCTCGTTGGTGTTCACTCCAGAGAGTTCAGCAGCTTTAGGTTTTGGTTTTCGCTGTGGCTTCTTAGGGATGCTCCACATGGAAATCATTCAAGAACGTCTAGAGCGTGAGTTCGACATGACCGTGATTACTACCGTGCCCAACGTATCGTATCATGCCTATACCAACAAGAATCCTAATGATGCTTTTATAGTTAATAACCCTTCTGATTTACCAGATCCTTCAACTATAAACCGTGTTGAAGAACCGTATATAAAAGCTACAATCATTACAAAAGCAGATTTTGTAGGGAATGTCATGTCCCTCTGTATCGAAAAGCGAGGCATAATTACCCACCAAACCTATTTAACGACTGAGCGTGTTGAACTTACGTTTGAAATGCCTTTGGCAGAAATTGTTTTCGATTTTTATGATCGATTAAAAACAGTTTCAAAAGGCTATGCTTCTTTTGATTATTCGCCAATTGGCATGAAAGTATCTAAGCTGGTACGTTTGGATATTTTATTAAACGCACTAACGGTTGATGCCCTTTCTGCATTAATTCATGCCGATAATGCGCAACATATTGGTAAAAAAATGTGTGAAAAATTGAAAGAATTAATTCCACGTCAGCAATTTGATATTCCTATTCAAGCAGCTATTGGGGCAAAAATTATTTCACGGGAAACCATTAAAGCACTTCGAAAAGATGTGACTGCAAAATGTTACGGTGGTGATATCTCGCGAAAGCGTAAATTACTTGAAAAGCAGAAAAAAGGTAAAAAAAGGATGCGCCAAGTGGGTAATGTAGAAATACCTCAGCAAGCGTTTATGGCCGTATTGAAGTTAAATGATTAA
- a CDS encoding TolB family protein, whose protein sequence is MKQPIANETQNETVKDTLIYPEETHFKSIRQITFGGDNAEAYWSFDDKQIVFQSNNKHWNVSCDQMFLMNVNDSFKDTVPPMVSTGKGRTTCAYFLPDNKHFIYASTHLGDENCPDTPLRKNGKYIWPVYDTFDIFVADLEGNIVNQLTNEKGYDAEPTVSPMGDKIVFTSTRSGDLELYTMNLDGSDVKQITNELGYDGGAFFSPDGSKIIFRSSRPKTEQDIKEYKDLLSEGLVEPTDMELYICNADGSELRQLTDLGNANWSPFFHPSGKKILFSSNFEAERGFPFNLYLIDIDGKNLERVTHGETFDAFPVFSNDGKYLAFSSNRNNGGGRDTNLFISEWVD, encoded by the coding sequence ATGAAGCAACCTATTGCCAATGAAACACAAAATGAAACTGTAAAAGACACGTTGATTTATCCGGAAGAAACCCATTTCAAATCGATACGACAAATCACCTTTGGTGGCGATAACGCAGAAGCATATTGGAGCTTTGATGATAAACAAATCGTATTTCAGTCTAATAATAAACATTGGAACGTGAGTTGCGATCAAATGTTTTTGATGAATGTGAATGATAGCTTTAAAGACACGGTTCCGCCCATGGTTTCAACCGGAAAAGGACGTACTACATGTGCTTACTTTTTGCCAGATAACAAACACTTTATTTATGCATCTACCCATTTAGGTGACGAAAATTGCCCCGATACACCCTTGCGGAAAAACGGTAAATACATTTGGCCAGTTTACGACACGTTCGATATTTTTGTTGCAGATTTAGAAGGTAATATTGTAAACCAGCTTACTAACGAAAAGGGCTACGACGCAGAACCAACGGTCTCTCCCATGGGCGATAAAATTGTTTTTACCTCTACCCGGAGTGGTGATTTAGAATTATACACCATGAATCTTGATGGTTCAGATGTGAAGCAAATCACGAATGAATTGGGTTATGACGGTGGCGCATTCTTTTCGCCAGATGGAAGTAAAATCATCTTTCGTTCTTCTCGTCCAAAAACCGAACAAGACATAAAGGAATATAAAGATTTATTATCAGAAGGTTTGGTAGAGCCTACAGATATGGAGCTTTATATCTGTAATGCTGATGGAAGTGAGTTGCGTCAATTAACCGATTTAGGAAACGCCAATTGGAGTCCGTTTTTTCATCCATCCGGTAAAAAAATATTATTCTCGTCTAACTTTGAAGCAGAACGCGGGTTTCCCTTTAACTTATATTTAATCGATATCGACGGAAAAAATTTGGAACGTGTCACTCATGGTGAAACTTTCGATGCCTTTCCTGTGTTTTCTAACGACGGCAAGTATCTAGCATTTTCCTCCAATAGAAATAACGGTGGTGGTCGCGATACCAATTTGTTTATTTCTGAATGGGTTGATTAA
- a CDS encoding M28 family peptidase, producing the protein MKYLVALFFLVFLNSCKKEVPEATTIKEDISFLSDDALEGRQTGTKGERAAAEYIAGRFENLNLEPKGTDQYFQAFSFKPKTNPHQTVNYTVKEGDSTVTGTNIIGFMNNKAKNTVIIGAHYDHLGYGAEGSLHRGERAIHNGADDNASGVAVMLKLAEKLQGKHRGNNYLFMAFSGEEMGLLGSNYFVKNPTIDTKKVNFMINMDMVGRLNADSTLAVYGVGTSPILKQTLNAHNTNFKLVQKESGIGPSDHTSFYNADIPVLHFFTGQHEDYHKPSDDFEKLNYEGMETISNYIFEVISDLDDNGKLPFRKTKNESEETPRFKVGLGVIPDYLFDGKGMRIDGISEDKPAQKAGLQKGDIVIKLGDSTVVDLMSYMKVLSTFEAGNITNVVVDRAGKTIEADIEF; encoded by the coding sequence ATGAAATACCTTGTTGCACTGTTTTTTTTAGTATTCCTGAATTCATGTAAAAAGGAAGTTCCTGAGGCTACCACGATTAAAGAAGATATTAGTTTCCTTTCTGATGACGCCTTAGAAGGCCGCCAAACTGGAACTAAAGGCGAACGAGCTGCGGCTGAATATATCGCTGGGCGTTTTGAGAATTTAAATCTTGAACCAAAAGGGACAGATCAATATTTTCAAGCCTTTTCATTTAAACCAAAAACCAACCCACATCAAACAGTCAACTATACTGTAAAAGAAGGCGACAGCACGGTGACAGGAACTAATATTATTGGGTTTATGAATAACAAGGCAAAAAACACTGTTATTATTGGAGCACATTATGACCACCTAGGCTATGGGGCAGAAGGCTCTTTGCATCGCGGTGAGAGAGCCATTCACAACGGCGCTGACGATAATGCCAGTGGCGTTGCCGTTATGTTAAAGTTGGCTGAAAAACTACAAGGAAAACATAGAGGCAACAATTATTTATTTATGGCTTTTTCTGGCGAGGAAATGGGTTTATTGGGGTCAAATTACTTTGTGAAAAACCCAACCATAGACACCAAAAAAGTCAATTTTATGATTAATATGGATATGGTGGGACGCTTAAATGCAGATAGCACGCTAGCGGTTTACGGCGTAGGCACATCACCAATTTTGAAGCAAACCTTAAACGCGCATAACACTAACTTTAAATTGGTTCAAAAAGAATCGGGCATAGGTCCTAGCGATCACACCTCGTTTTACAATGCTGATATTCCTGTACTACACTTTTTTACAGGGCAGCATGAAGATTATCACAAACCCAGTGACGATTTTGAAAAACTAAATTACGAGGGCATGGAAACCATTTCCAATTATATTTTTGAAGTGATTTCAGATTTAGACGATAACGGAAAATTACCTTTTAGAAAAACCAAGAACGAAAGCGAAGAGACTCCAAGATTCAAGGTTGGATTGGGTGTCATTCCCGATTATTTGTTTGATGGTAAAGGCATGCGAATAGATGGTATTAGTGAAGATAAACCCGCGCAGAAAGCAGGATTACAAAAAGGGGACATTGTGATAAAATTAGGAGATAGCACGGTGGTTGACTTGATGAGTTATATGAAGGTTCTATCGACCTTTGAGGCTGGAAATATAACGAACGTGGTGGTTGATAGAGCTGGTAAAACTATTGAAGCAGACATTGAATTTTAA
- a CDS encoding DUF4345 family protein has protein sequence MAIITNIIFMLSLGFGRGLSLVLDGTPTLAYLFGTFAELFLGVYGVWVLKSQHTPNT, from the coding sequence ATGGCCATAATTACTAATATTATATTTATGTTGAGCTTAGGTTTTGGAAGAGGTTTAAGTTTAGTCTTAGATGGCACGCCAACCCTCGCCTACCTTTTTGGAACCTTCGCCGAATTATTTTTAGGAGTTTATGGGGTTTGGGTTTTAAAAAGCCAACATACTCCAAATACCTAG
- a CDS encoding T9SS type A sorting domain-containing protein — protein MKTIMLIPVFIFGIFTATAQISNAVEKLALPNSLSESSGAIFFNNKLITHNDSGGENRLFELDTISGLVTRTVTILNATNVDWEDITQDDTSIYIGDIGNNSGDRINLKIYKIGKADFLNTTSVTAETIAFSYAAQTDFTANPNNTEWDSEALVSFDETNLLLFSKNWVDGTTKAYLVPKTPGTYDLQPLAPTLDSGGLITGATYNPLTQKLFTIGYNSTLQPFVWVSENFSGTDVFSGTNTQTGLSQFGFEQTEAITHINENRYFITSESINTSFFSDYAKLISFSTNDIALSLDSVIAENDIILYPNPVDTFLYVKSKDVISIEIYDTKSAQLYKGNDIKVDMSVFSEGGYVVKINLKNNTSQIKKIIKK, from the coding sequence ATGAAAACTATAATGTTAATACCTGTTTTTATTTTTGGGATATTTACCGCTACCGCCCAAATAAGCAACGCTGTTGAAAAACTTGCATTACCAAATAGTTTAAGTGAATCTTCTGGGGCAATTTTTTTTAATAATAAACTAATTACCCACAATGATTCTGGAGGCGAAAACAGGCTTTTCGAATTAGATACTATTTCTGGTCTAGTTACAAGAACGGTTACTATTTTAAATGCTACTAATGTAGATTGGGAAGATATTACTCAAGACGATACGAGTATTTATATTGGGGATATAGGGAACAATAGTGGGGATAGAATAAATTTGAAAATTTATAAAATCGGTAAAGCTGATTTTTTAAATACCACTAGTGTAACAGCAGAAACGATTGCTTTTAGTTATGCTGCTCAAACAGATTTTACCGCTAACCCAAACAATACCGAATGGGATTCTGAAGCACTTGTTTCTTTTGATGAAACAAACTTATTATTATTTAGTAAAAATTGGGTTGATGGGACTACAAAAGCCTATTTGGTTCCTAAAACGCCAGGAACATACGATTTACAACCATTAGCTCCAACGTTGGATAGTGGCGGATTAATAACAGGCGCAACTTACAACCCTTTAACTCAAAAATTGTTTACAATTGGCTATAATAGTACTTTGCAACCTTTTGTTTGGGTTAGTGAGAACTTTAGTGGCACTGATGTATTTTCGGGTACAAATACGCAAACCGGCCTTTCTCAATTTGGGTTCGAGCAGACCGAGGCCATAACCCATATTAATGAAAACAGATATTTTATAACGTCGGAGTCAATTAACACCTCTTTTTTTTCGGATTATGCTAAATTAATTTCATTTTCAACAAACGATATTGCTTTGTCTTTAGACTCTGTTATTGCAGAGAATGACATTATACTGTATCCAAATCCAGTAGATACGTTTTTATATGTAAAAAGCAAAGATGTGATTTCCATTGAAATATATGATACAAAATCTGCTCAACTATATAAAGGCAACGATATAAAAGTTGATATGAGTGTTTTTAGTGAAGGAGGTTATGTTGTTAAGATTAATTTAAAAAATAATACTTCCCAGATAAAAAAAATAATCAAGAAATAA
- the dusB gene encoding tRNA dihydrouridine synthase DusB: MIKIDNIELPDFPLLLAPMEDVSDPPFRALCKEQGADVVYTEFVSSEGLIRNAAKSVMKLDIYEKERPVGIQIFGANLDSMLQTIDIVSASKPDIIDINFGCPVKKVVSKGAGAGILKDICLMEQLTAEMVKRTHIPITVKTRLGWDHDSIKIVEVAERLQDVGCKAIAIHGRTRAQMYKGDANWKPIAQVKNNPRMHIPVFGNGDITSPERAMEMRDVYGLDGAMIGRASIGNPWFFKQVKHFFNTGEHLAPISLEDRVDAARRHLQMAIDWKGEILGVFETRRHYTNYFKGIPHFKEYRMKMVTSDHSEDVFAAFDEVLENFAGYQFTE, from the coding sequence GTGATAAAAATAGACAACATAGAACTCCCCGATTTTCCATTGCTATTAGCACCTATGGAAGATGTGAGCGATCCACCGTTTCGAGCCTTATGCAAAGAGCAAGGTGCAGATGTTGTGTACACTGAGTTTGTGTCTAGCGAAGGCCTTATTCGTAATGCTGCAAAAAGCGTTATGAAGTTGGATATCTACGAAAAAGAGCGTCCAGTTGGCATCCAGATTTTTGGAGCCAATTTAGATAGCATGTTACAGACTATTGATATTGTTTCAGCATCAAAGCCAGATATCATTGATATCAACTTCGGTTGTCCCGTAAAAAAGGTCGTGAGCAAAGGCGCCGGTGCAGGCATATTAAAAGATATTTGCCTCATGGAACAGCTCACTGCTGAAATGGTCAAGCGCACCCATATTCCCATAACGGTTAAAACCCGCTTGGGCTGGGACCACGATTCTATAAAAATTGTCGAGGTTGCGGAACGCTTACAAGATGTAGGTTGTAAGGCTATCGCTATTCATGGCCGTACCAGAGCGCAAATGTATAAGGGCGATGCCAATTGGAAACCTATTGCACAAGTGAAGAACAACCCAAGAATGCACATTCCCGTATTTGGGAATGGCGATATTACAAGTCCGGAACGGGCTATGGAAATGCGTGATGTTTACGGACTGGATGGCGCCATGATTGGTCGTGCAAGTATTGGGAACCCCTGGTTTTTTAAGCAAGTAAAGCACTTTTTTAATACAGGCGAACACTTAGCGCCCATTTCTCTTGAAGATCGCGTGGATGCAGCACGAAGACATTTACAAATGGCTATCGATTGGAAAGGCGAAATTTTAGGAGTTTTCGAAACCCGCAGGCATTATACCAACTACTTTAAAGGCATTCCTCATTTTAAAGAATACCGAATGAAAATGGTTACTAGCGATCATTCCGAGGATGTTTTTGCCGCCTTTGATGAGGTCCTTGAAAACTTCGCAGGCTATCAATTTACAGAGTAG